TTTGCCCAGGAGACCATCAACCATGCCCATACATTTGCTGAGGCATCCCTCAAGTTCTATGCCTTTAAGCTGTCTCCCCGCTTTATGGTGGAGGCCCTGCTGGTGATTTTTGTGGTGGGCTTCACCTCCATCTCCCTCTTGTCTGCCCGGAACATGGAGCAACTCACCCCGGTCTTGAGTGTATTCGCCCTGGCCTCCATTCGCCTGATTCCGTCCTTTACCAACCTGACCAACGGCATCAGTACCATTCGCAATGCCAGTCCTTCCCTGAACCAGCTCTACCTGGACCTGAAAGAGTTAGAAGAATCCACAGTTGCCTCCTCTTTACGGCAGTTGCCTTCATCCGGAACTCATATCCCTGAACTCAACTTTGAGCGGGAACTGGTCCTTGATGCAGTTACCTACCGTTACCCTGGAGCAGCCAGCAACTCTCTGGAAGGGGTGTCCCTGACCCTGCCCAAGGGGCAATCGATCGCCTTGATTGGCCGATCGGGAGCCGGTAAAACCACCCTGGTAGATGTGATTTTGGGCCTGCTCGAACCCCAGTCAGGCGATATTCGGGTGGATGGTGTTTCGGTCTACAAGAACATTCGGGGCTGGCAAAACCTGATTGGGTATATCCCCCAAGCTATCTTTCTGATTGACGACTCCTTTGAACGGAACATTGCCTTTGGGGTGCCCGATCACTTGATTGACCCTGTGCGCCTGGACAAAGCCATTCAGGCTGCTCAGTTAACCGATGTGATCGCCAATCTGCCGGATGGGATCAAAACCCGGGTCGGGGAGCGGGGCATTATGTTGTCTGGTGGGCAACGGCAACGGGTGGGCATTGCCCGGGCGCTCTATCACGAACGGGAAATTCTGGTGCTGGACGAGGCCACCTCTGCCCTGGACAATGAGACGGAAGCCCTGGTGACAGAGGCGATCAAGTCCTTAAGCGGCACGAAAACGATGATTATTATTGCCCACCGTCTCACGACCGTTGAGCATTGCGATCGGATTTATGTGCTGGAGAAAGGCCAGGTGGTCAAATCAGGTCGCTTCCGGGATGTCGTCCTGGGGGATTATCTGGTTACTGATGCAGAGAATCATTAGGGCTTCTGTAGGATGGCAACCAGGTCCACACACCTATCTTCTGGGGAAGGCCGATCGTCCAGGTTAGCCGGGCTCGACCTCCTGCGAGGGGCCGCAGTCCTGGCGGTAGCCCTGCTCCATTCCGGCAATGGCAAGCCTGCCCCAGGGGGGGCTGGTTTTCTGGAACATTTCGCTGGCTTTGCCGTCCCCTTCTTCCTGGCGACCTCTTTCTACCTGGCGGTCAGTAAACTCTATACCAGCAAGACCCCCTATTCCCTTCCCACGCGCCTGTCTCGCCTGTTGATCCCCTATGGGGTCTGGACAGCCATCTACGTGTTGTTTGCCTGCGTCAAGTATGGGGTTTCTGGAAAACGGGGAGAATGGGGGGAAATCTTTCAAGATCCCGTCAGTATCCTTTTCTTCGGCAGTCCAGCCTATCACCTTTACTTCATCCCCTTATTGCTAATGGGAACAGTGCTGCTCAAAGGGGCTGAGAGACTGATTCAATGGCAACTGCGGGTTATCCCCTTATTGGGGCTGCTGGTGTTGAGTACGATCGCCTATGAGGTGATCCTGGTGACGGGCAATGGGTTTGAATTAGGTCCCAATCTTGCGATGCAACCGATCTTCGCCGGTTTAGGGCTATCCCCTCAGCAATATCCGCTGTTGAGAATTGCCTCGGTTGCCTTGGTTTGGGCGTTGCGCTGTCTCCCCTACATTGCCTTGGTCTTGCTCTGGAAGCATCCTTCTGTGCAGAAACGCTTCCCCCAGGTGGGTTCCCAACCCCTTGTGGCGGGACTGGCATTCCTGATCATCAATGGGTTGGGCGATCGGATTTTGCCTGCAGCGATCTATGAAGTTGCCCAGGGCTACAGTGCCCTCGTCTTTGCTCTGGCGCTCTCGACCGTCCTGGAGGAAAAGCCCTGGATCAGGAATCTGGGCCTCTGTTCTTTTGGGATTTACCTGATGCATTTGATCTGGGTTGAGACGCTCAAAACTTTGCTGGGTCGAGTCTTCCCTGGCCTGCTTACGGAAGTGACCATTCTGACCCTGCTCACCTTTGCAGTGCCAGCCTGTCTGATCAGCTGGCTTTTGACCGTGATCCTCATGCGCCGAAAAGGAATTCTGCCCAAAGTTTTGTTTGGATAGTCCAGGTCAATATCAACAATGCCAACAGCCACAATATGAAAGTTCTGCACCTCAGTACGTCTGACCTCGATGGGGGAGCCGCCCGAGCGGCCTACCGTCTGCACCAGGGTTTACAGTCTACGGGTATCACCTCTCAAATGCTAGTGCGGGCTAAAAGCAGCCTGGATAAAACGATCGTCGCTGATAAAACGCTGCTGACCCGGTTAGGGCCTCCTTCTACCAGCCTACCCCTGCGCTTTTATCCCCACCGCGATCGCACGATGTTTTCAGGGCAATGGTTCCCGGATGCGATCGCACCCAAAGTCCGGCAACTCAACCCCGATATTGTGCAGTTGCACTGGATCTGCAATGGGTTTCTGCAGCTTGAAACCCTGGCAAAGTTAAACAAGCCCCTGGTCTGGACGTTGCATGATATGTGGCCTCTAACAGGAGGGTGCCATTACAGTGGAGCCTGCGATCGCTACCACCAGACCTGTGGAGCCTGTCCTCAACTCAAAAGCTCAAAAGAGCAAGATCTATCCCGTTGGGTTTGGCAACGCAAGGTCAGGGCCTGGAAAAATTTGCCTCTGACGATCGTCAGTCCAAGTGTCTGGCTGGCTGAATGTGCCCGATCCAGTTCGTTGTTTCACGATCGACGGATTGAGGTGATCCCCCATGGGCTTGACCTGACCCGGTATCGTCCAATTGATCGGGCGATCGCCCGGGATTTGCTGCAGCTTTCCTCCGAACAGCACATTGTTTTGTTTGGAGCCTCTCCAGGTACAACCAGTGACCCCCGTAAAGGATTGCAGTTCCTGCAACCGGCGATTCAGAAGCTGGGTCAGTCTGGCTGGCAAGATCGCCTGCAACTGGTGGTGTTTGGAAGCTCCAGGCCAGAACAACCGATAGACCTTGGGTTCCCCATCCATTATCTGGGGCAATTTCAGGATGACATAGCCCTCGCCCTGGTCTACTCGGCGGCGGATGTGATGGTGGTGCCATCAATCCAGGAGGCTTTTGGCCAGACTGCGTCTGAGGCCCTGGCCTGTGGGACGCCCGTGGTTGCTTTTGGGGCAACGGGCCTCCAGGATATTGTCGATCATCAGCAGAATGGCTATCTGGCCCGCCCTTTTGAGGTGGATGACCTGGCCCAAGGTATTGCCTGGGTTCTGGAGGACAAAGAGCGCCATGAAAAACTTTGCTTCCACGCCCGCGAGAAAGCAGAAAAAGTTTTCACCCTGGAACTCCAGGCAAGTCGTCATCGTAATCTTTATCGTGAAATCCTGGAAAACAAGATTTCTTAGGATCACGAATTAAATAAAACCTGGATTTTGGCTACCCATCAATCATGGATTGACTTACCACTAGTGTTGCAAACACTAAATTTTGCAACATGGGGGTTTGGGGGCGCAGCCCCCAAGAGGGGGTTCCACCCCCTCCACCCCCTCCAAAACTTTTAATTTGGTGTACTAGATGGGTTATTTGAAGATAATGCCTTTTATCATTAAACTTCATGTTTAATCTCTCAAAAATCGTACAAAAACTGTGAGAAATCGTTGAGTATTGAGAGTGTAAGAAATAACAATCGTGAGTCCGCATAAAAACAGAAAACCTCGTGATAATGCAGGTTAGACAGCTTCAGGTATCCAGAACTTTAACGATCTCGTTCTCAGGAGTAAATAAATGCAGGTCCTCGTCACCGGTTCTAGCGGCTTAATTGGCTCAGAGGCAGTCGAATTCTACGATCGCGAAGGGCATCAGGTTACCGGCGTAGATAACAACATGCGAGCTGAGTTCTTCGGTAAAGCGGGAGATACAACCTGGAATCTTCATCGCTTGAAGGAGAAAACCAGCAGGTTTGAGCACTGCAACATTGATATTCGCGATCGGGCCCAGCTCTCTGACTTGTTCCAATCAAAGCATTTTGATTTGATTATCCACTGTGCTGCCCAGCCATCCCACGATAAAGCCTGTCAGATTCCATTGCTGGACTTTGAAGTGAATGCCTTAGGGACAATCAATTTGCTGGAAACCGCTCGACAGTTCTGCCCTGAAGCTGTGTTCATCCATATGAGCACTAACAAGGTTTATGGAGACGCACCGAATGAAGTTCCCAGAATTGAGACGGAAAAGCGCTACGACTATGCCAATGCCGACGACTATCATGGTATTGCTGAAACTTGTCGCATTGATCAGTGTCTGCACTCGCTCTTTGGTGCTTCCAAGACAGCTGCAGATGTCGTTGCTCAGGAGTATGGTCGCTATTTCGGGATGAAGGTGGGGATTTTTCGGGGAGGATGCCTGACTGGTCCCTCTCACTCCGGGGTGGAATTACATGGTTTTCTTTCTTATCTGGTTAAAGTTGCTGTGACCGGGGGGACTTATAAAGTCTTTGGTTACCAGGGCAAACAGGTTCGAGACAACATTCATAGCTATGATGTGATTCAAGCATTTGAGGCATTTCGGCGAAATCCCCAGCCAGGAGAAGTCTATAACCTCGGGGGAGGACGGGATAATAGCGTATCAATTCTGGAAGCCTTTGATCTGATTGAGAACTTGACAGGCCATAAAGTTAATTGGGTGTACGTTGATCAGAACCGGATCGGTGACCATATTTGCTATATCTCTGACCTCCGGAAACTGAAATCCCATTTCTCAGAGTGGCAGATCACCTGGAATCTGACAAATATTTTGCAGGAAATGATTGCAGCGGAGCAGGAACGATATGGTAGCGTCTAATCCTGGAAATTTCATTGCGTCAGATCAGGCTCAGGATGCTAAGCATCGCCACTTGATGCTGTTTGAACTATCTGTAGGGGGGCACTATCCGGGCTACATTCAACATTTGGTTCAATACTGGCGTGACCAACATCTGACCGGAAAGTTAACGATCGTAGTATCCCCAAAGTTCATTGAGCAACATGCTGATGTGGTAGAAAGTGCTGCAGGCTACGAGCAATGGATTCGGTTTATCTCAGTGACCACGGCAGAAGCAGCAGCGCTGGTACCCAGGAAATCTCCAGTTCATCGCGCTGTGCGTGCTTTCCAGATGTGGTGTTTACTGTGCAAGTATGCGGCATCTGTCAATGCAAGCCATTGCCTGATCATGTACCTGGACTCCTTCCAAACGCCGCTAGCCGTAGGCACAAAGGCTCCATGTTCACTATCTGGGATTTACTTCCGACCCACCTTTCATTACAACACTCTCAGCCACTATGACCCATCCTGGAAAGACCGGATCCAACAATGGCGGGAAAAATTGATTCTCCCGCATGTTTTTGCTCATCCTCAACTGCAAACAGTATTTTGCCTCGATCCATTTGTCATCCAACCTCTCAGTCAATTCTGCCATCAAGTCCGAGTCGTGTCTTTGTCAGATCCAGTACAAATTTATCCCCATTCTGAAGATACAGTATTCAAACTTCAGGAGGCTCTGGGTATTCAACCCAATAGACTCGTATTTTTAATGTTTGGCGCATTAGATGAGCGCAAAGGCATTCATCAACTCCTGGAAGCAACGTTGATGTTGCCACCTGAACTGTGCCAGAAGTTGTGTCTTCTCTTTGTGGGACCCATTAAACCTCAGGACAAAATACGGATGCAGCCTCAGCTCACCCAACTCTCTGAGACTTTAGGTGTCCAAATTTTAATCCATGACAAATTTGTCTCTGATCATGAGATTCAGCCATATTTTCAGCTAGCAGATGTGGTTCTGGCGTTATACCAGCGCCATGTGGGCATGAGTGCGATTCTGGCCCGGGCAGCAACGGCTCAAACTCCTGTGCTGGCTTCAGATTACGGGTTAATGGGAGAAATAACCCAATACTATGGCCTTGGTTTAACCGTAGATTCAATGGTGCCCGCTGAAATTGCCCAGGGGTTAACTCAGTTGTTAACGGAGCCTCCTGCAAAAGTCGGCGATCGTGCGAAAATGTATGCTTTCGCTGAGCAAAACTCTGCTGAATGCTATGCTAAAACAATTTTTGAGCAGATAGGCTCAAATCCATAAACAATAAAGCAAACACACTCCTAAAGAATCCGTAAAGATCTGCACGGGTCAATAGTGTAATTTAATCCAGGCTGATTTAATAACTTGTGGGACTGCTTCCCATAAAAGTACGGATTTTTCTGACCAAACTGATTACTTCTTCTTGGATATGGATACTGGTGTTAGCCCTGCATCGGCAGTGCAGCAAATAGGGAAAAGCGCAAGTTCAAACTTAGTGTTCAAGCATCCGAGTCCGGAATCATTGGCCGATCGCCGCATCATGCTGTTTGACCTTTCTATTCGAGGTCATCATCCCAATTACATTCAACAATTAATTCGATACTGGAACGAGCATGCGGTCCTCGGAAGTTTAGAAATTGTGGTTTCTCCCAAATTCCTGGAGGAACATGCAGATGTTGTAGAACTGTCTAAGCATCTGCATCGTGACGATATTCGATTCATTGCTATTGCGACAGAAGAAGAAGCGGCACTGAAGTCTAGAGGGTCTTTTTTCAGTCGAATTGTACGAGCTTTTCAAGAACTGCGACTGTTACACAAGTATGCGGCGATCGTACAGGCAACGCATTGTCTGATCATGTACTTCGATACGGCCCAAATCCCCCTGGCAGTGGGGATCAATCTTCCCTGCCCTTTTTCTGGCATTTACTTCAGACCTACACTTCACTACAATGAGTTAATGGGGAAGCCTTTGTCCTGGAAAGAACAGCTGAATCAAGGGCGGGAAAGGTTCATTCTGTCTAGAGTCTTGAATCATCCTCAGTGTCATCGGTTGTTTTGCCTGGATCCATTTGCTGTTCGGCATTTTCAGACTCGTGGAGATCACCATGTTATCCATTTACCTGATCCAGTTTCTGTGCAGCCAGCAATTGTCCAGCCAGAGCTACAGGAACAGCAAGAATTGCTGAAAAGATCATTGGGAGTTGCTCCTGAACGGCGAGTGTTGCTTTTGTTTGGGGCTCTGACCAAACGCAAAGGGATTGTGCAACTTTTGGATGTGGATGCAGTGGCTCTGCTGACACCCGAGCAAGCTCAGCAATTGTGCCTGCTTCTGGTGGGAGAGATCCGGCCTGGGGAGCAAGCTGTGGTAGATGGGAAAATTGCAGCTATCCGTAACTCTTTACCGGTACAAATCATTACCCATTACGAGTTTGTCTCGGATGCATCTGTAACGAGCTACTTTCAACTGGCCGATGTGGTGCTTGCCCCCTATCAACGGCATGTGGGTATGAGTGGGATTTTGCTGCAAGCTGCGGCGGCTCAAAAGCCAGTCCTAAGTTCAGACTATGGACTGATGGGAAAACTGGTGCGCCAGCATAAGCTTGGCTTAACGGTGGATTCTGCCGTACCAGCCAGAATTGCTGAGGGGTTGGCCCGCTGTTTGACAGAGCCACCTGTTACCCTGGCCGATCGCCAGAAGATGGGCCACTGGGTGGAGCAGCATGCCGCAGACCATTACGCAGCAACGATTTTTCAGTACCTGAATTGAGGGGACTGGGGTAAGTACATACTCCGGCAAAGTTAAAGAAGATTAAAGTAAAGTTAAAGAGAATTACTCATCGGTCTCATCGTCAGGCAGGCCATGGGAAAATTATCTTTGAAGATAGTAAAAACATGACCTGGAAGACAAATGCTTCCAGAGCTCTGATTTGGGCATGGGGCAACAACTTTGGCTTCCAAGGGTCAATTCTTTGCTGAGGTCTGCCCTACCATGTGCCCCTTATCCAAGCTTAAATTTACGGTAGCCCGAGCCTTCAATAAGCTGAAGCGCAGTTGCCTGCGACCTCTGATTCTGAACCCTCTTCACCAGGCCAGTCAGGGAAACCCGATGCTTGAGCTTACTCCTGCGGTTACCCTCCCAGAGCTGTGCCAGCGCTTTCCCCATCAGATCCAGTCCCTGTTTCGCAAGCTGGATCTGCAAGCAGCAGGACTGGAAAGGGTCCGAGCCGCCGTGGCTGAACGCAACTGGGTGTCAGCTTGCGAGGCCCTGCTCCACTATTACGAAACCGACGATCGTCCCAACCGCCTGCGATTGCTGGGCAACCGCCACCTGATCTACGAACCCTTACTGCCCGATGCGATCCTGGCGGATACCTGCACGTTTCAGCAGAGCCTGGATGTGATTCCCCGTTGTGCCGATGGGCGACTGAATTGGGCGCATCAGGGACCCCATCAGGATCGGGAATGGGCCTGGTTTCTGAATCGGCACTATCAGTTGCTGGCCCTGTTTCACGCTTACCAGCAGACGGGGGATACCCGGTATATCGACTGTTTGAATGCCACATTGTTAGACTGGGTCATCTCCAGTCGATCGAAACCGGAGCAGGGGTGGGCCCAATGGCGAGGACGGGAAGTGGCACTGCGAGTGATTCACTGGGCCTCCCTATTTTACGGACTGCCAACAGAATTAGCCCCGGCAGTGCGACTCCTATTGTTAAACAGTTTGCTGGACCATGCTGCTTATCTACGGTATCTGCACCGTTGGGGAGGAAACTGGCTGACCAGGGAAATGAGCGGACTGGCTACGATCGCCCTGTGCTGGCCAGAATTCAAGCAGGCCCAGTCCTGGTTGGATTATGCAATGGGGCAGTTTTGCCAACAACTGGACCAGCAGATTTACCCGGATGGGGTGCACAAAGAATTGACCAGCCATTACCACCGGATTGTCCTGAACGACCTGCAGAATGTGGCCAACCTGTTGATGGTGGCGGGCAGGCCAGTCCCTTCCTTCCTGGAACAGCGGATCGAACAAATGCTGACTTATCTGGCTTACTCAGCCAGTCCCGATGGTAAAGCACTCTTAAACAACGATTCGGACCATGATGATAACCGGGAGTTTATCCAGCAGGCCGCCATCACTTGGGAACGTCCAGACTGGACCTATATCGTCACCCATGGCCAGGAAGGATGTCCCCCCGATCGCCTGCCCTCGATCGCCTTCCTCTGGGCCGGACAGGTGATCAGTCGCAGTGACTGGGAAGAACAGGCCCACTGGTCCTGCTTTGACATCGGGCCATCCGGGATCAATTACCACATTCATCATGACAAGCTCCACCTGTCCCTCTCCGCCTATGACAGGCATTTCCTGGTGGATAGTGGTCGCTATAGCTATCAGCGCAATCCTTTCTGGCATTACTTCCGGGGTTCCAGTAGCCACAATGTCATCCTGGTGGATGGGAAGGGACAGGGGGAGGATTGCTGGGAACAGGCCGAGCCTCTGACAGACCAGGTGACCCTCACACCTGACTTTGACTTTGCCTGGGGCCGCTTTGATGGCCTGTTTCCCGGTCTGATGGGGACAGTAACCCATACCCGATCGGTCGTCTATTTGCGCCATCGCTACTGGGTCGTGGTGGATTGGATCACCAGCGATCTGCCCCGGACAATTCAGGCCCTCTGGCATTTTCATCCCACCTGTACCGTGGTTCCGGATCGGGAGTCGGTGAAGACAATCGATGGCGAGCAGGGCAACCTGCGGGTTACCCCAGTGACCCCCTTCCCCTGGCAGGTGAACCTGGTTTGTGGCCAGCGAGAACCTGTCCAGGGTTGGTGGAGCCGGGAATACAATCACCTGGAAGCAAACTGCACCGCCATCTATTCTGCTAGCATCCAGGGTTCCACTGCATTCGCCTGGATTTTCTATCCGGCTGTCGGTGAAGTTCCCCTGATTCAGGCCGAACTGCTGTCTGTCACCCCTACTTCCATCAGATTGCTGATTTGGGAACCAGACCAGAGCACGACGGAATTTGCCCTTGGCCTCGATCGGGAGACCTGCATTCGTCTGTCTCAGCACCTGACTTTGCAGGGCCGCTGTGCCATTTTGAGAGCAGGCTATCCTCCCCTGGTTGCCCAGGGTTTTCTGACAGATGGGACAGGTCACAGGGTGACTACGGAACCTGTGGCTGGTCCGATGGTATCCGTTAAAACCGGCATAATGTAAACTCTCTTCACATAGTTGCAAAAAATTAGTTAACGACACCTGGAAAACAGGCTTTTTGAGCAGGGTCAGCCCATAATCTAATCTATGGCCATCACCCATTGGGATTAAGCTGAGGTATAGCGGTTCCACCCCTGCCTGAGGGTCATCCCCATGGGCCAAGCAATAGCCATAGTGCTCTATTCAAGCAATCCTGAGAGGGTGCCAGGGATTTTAACTTATGCATGAGATCCGCATTGCCTGGTTACTAACATCAGCGTTTTACTACTGGCATCCGATGCTGAGCTGCCTCAGCCGTCTCTTTCCCCAGACGACAGCCTTTGCCGCCAATTGGCAGGGGTACGGGCGCGGATTTGAGCATAGCTTTGCGGTGGAAGTGGTAGGTCAGCGGAAAATTATTCCCGTGCTCAAATCGGAAACCAGCTACGGTTCCAATTTCACCTATCTGCCCCTGGGGATTGTGAAGCATCTGTTACGGTTTAAGCCCCAGGTGGTTTTCTCCAACTCCTTTGGCATGTGGACGCTGCTGGCCCTGCTCCTGAAACCGATCGGTCGCTGGCGAGTTGTACTGGCTTACGAGGGCAGTTCCCCTGGCGTGGATTACCGCAACTCCCCAACTCGTCTGGCCATCCGGCGGGCTATGGTGCGATCGGCAGATGCTTGCATCACCAATAGCCATGCTGGTCAGGCTTATCTGGTTGAGATTCTGCATAGTCCCCCAGAAAAGGTCTTTGTCCA
The sequence above is drawn from the Leptolyngbya sp. 'hensonii' genome and encodes:
- a CDS encoding ABC transporter ATP-binding protein, whose translation is MKFFSKFLYVFPSKGTILIPWFLAFVFSSFLEVVGIGIIGPFIGLASNPALIHQQSWLDQIYKTLEFRQESHFIAFTGLLVVVLFCVKAFLCWYVQSRIFRFSYQQKEKLVERLMHGYMNAPYVVYIGKNSSQVIQNVIGLTRAFSDSMLSPMLVAASNVVTIVAVSLLLCLVSPLAVLALLFIAIPLIFLFSAFKERVRTWGMQLYEADQGIIRGINHGLGGFKETRVIGCGSFFAQETINHAHTFAEASLKFYAFKLSPRFMVEALLVIFVVGFTSISLLSARNMEQLTPVLSVFALASIRLIPSFTNLTNGISTIRNASPSLNQLYLDLKELEESTVASSLRQLPSSGTHIPELNFERELVLDAVTYRYPGAASNSLEGVSLTLPKGQSIALIGRSGAGKTTLVDVILGLLEPQSGDIRVDGVSVYKNIRGWQNLIGYIPQAIFLIDDSFERNIAFGVPDHLIDPVRLDKAIQAAQLTDVIANLPDGIKTRVGERGIMLSGGQRQRVGIARALYHEREILVLDEATSALDNETEALVTEAIKSLSGTKTMIIIAHRLTTVEHCDRIYVLEKGQVVKSGRFRDVVLGDYLVTDAENH
- a CDS encoding acyltransferase; protein product: MATRSTHLSSGEGRSSRLAGLDLLRGAAVLAVALLHSGNGKPAPGGAGFLEHFAGFAVPFFLATSFYLAVSKLYTSKTPYSLPTRLSRLLIPYGVWTAIYVLFACVKYGVSGKRGEWGEIFQDPVSILFFGSPAYHLYFIPLLLMGTVLLKGAERLIQWQLRVIPLLGLLVLSTIAYEVILVTGNGFELGPNLAMQPIFAGLGLSPQQYPLLRIASVALVWALRCLPYIALVLLWKHPSVQKRFPQVGSQPLVAGLAFLIINGLGDRILPAAIYEVAQGYSALVFALALSTVLEEKPWIRNLGLCSFGIYLMHLIWVETLKTLLGRVFPGLLTEVTILTLLTFAVPACLISWLLTVILMRRKGILPKVLFG
- a CDS encoding glycosyltransferase family 4 protein, whose translation is MKVLHLSTSDLDGGAARAAYRLHQGLQSTGITSQMLVRAKSSLDKTIVADKTLLTRLGPPSTSLPLRFYPHRDRTMFSGQWFPDAIAPKVRQLNPDIVQLHWICNGFLQLETLAKLNKPLVWTLHDMWPLTGGCHYSGACDRYHQTCGACPQLKSSKEQDLSRWVWQRKVRAWKNLPLTIVSPSVWLAECARSSSLFHDRRIEVIPHGLDLTRYRPIDRAIARDLLQLSSEQHIVLFGASPGTTSDPRKGLQFLQPAIQKLGQSGWQDRLQLVVFGSSRPEQPIDLGFPIHYLGQFQDDIALALVYSAADVMVVPSIQEAFGQTASEALACGTPVVAFGATGLQDIVDHQQNGYLARPFEVDDLAQGIAWVLEDKERHEKLCFHAREKAEKVFTLELQASRHRNLYREILENKIS
- a CDS encoding NAD-dependent epimerase/dehydratase family protein: MQVLVTGSSGLIGSEAVEFYDREGHQVTGVDNNMRAEFFGKAGDTTWNLHRLKEKTSRFEHCNIDIRDRAQLSDLFQSKHFDLIIHCAAQPSHDKACQIPLLDFEVNALGTINLLETARQFCPEAVFIHMSTNKVYGDAPNEVPRIETEKRYDYANADDYHGIAETCRIDQCLHSLFGASKTAADVVAQEYGRYFGMKVGIFRGGCLTGPSHSGVELHGFLSYLVKVAVTGGTYKVFGYQGKQVRDNIHSYDVIQAFEAFRRNPQPGEVYNLGGGRDNSVSILEAFDLIENLTGHKVNWVYVDQNRIGDHICYISDLRKLKSHFSEWQITWNLTNILQEMIAAEQERYGSV
- a CDS encoding glycosyltransferase family 4 protein is translated as MVASNPGNFIASDQAQDAKHRHLMLFELSVGGHYPGYIQHLVQYWRDQHLTGKLTIVVSPKFIEQHADVVESAAGYEQWIRFISVTTAEAAALVPRKSPVHRAVRAFQMWCLLCKYAASVNASHCLIMYLDSFQTPLAVGTKAPCSLSGIYFRPTFHYNTLSHYDPSWKDRIQQWREKLILPHVFAHPQLQTVFCLDPFVIQPLSQFCHQVRVVSLSDPVQIYPHSEDTVFKLQEALGIQPNRLVFLMFGALDERKGIHQLLEATLMLPPELCQKLCLLFVGPIKPQDKIRMQPQLTQLSETLGVQILIHDKFVSDHEIQPYFQLADVVLALYQRHVGMSAILARAATAQTPVLASDYGLMGEITQYYGLGLTVDSMVPAEIAQGLTQLLTEPPAKVGDRAKMYAFAEQNSAECYAKTIFEQIGSNP
- a CDS encoding glycosyltransferase, giving the protein MFKHPSPESLADRRIMLFDLSIRGHHPNYIQQLIRYWNEHAVLGSLEIVVSPKFLEEHADVVELSKHLHRDDIRFIAIATEEEAALKSRGSFFSRIVRAFQELRLLHKYAAIVQATHCLIMYFDTAQIPLAVGINLPCPFSGIYFRPTLHYNELMGKPLSWKEQLNQGRERFILSRVLNHPQCHRLFCLDPFAVRHFQTRGDHHVIHLPDPVSVQPAIVQPELQEQQELLKRSLGVAPERRVLLLFGALTKRKGIVQLLDVDAVALLTPEQAQQLCLLLVGEIRPGEQAVVDGKIAAIRNSLPVQIITHYEFVSDASVTSYFQLADVVLAPYQRHVGMSGILLQAAAAQKPVLSSDYGLMGKLVRQHKLGLTVDSAVPARIAEGLARCLTEPPVTLADRQKMGHWVEQHAADHYAATIFQYLN
- a CDS encoding alginate lyase family protein — its product is MLELTPAVTLPELCQRFPHQIQSLFRKLDLQAAGLERVRAAVAERNWVSACEALLHYYETDDRPNRLRLLGNRHLIYEPLLPDAILADTCTFQQSLDVIPRCADGRLNWAHQGPHQDREWAWFLNRHYQLLALFHAYQQTGDTRYIDCLNATLLDWVISSRSKPEQGWAQWRGREVALRVIHWASLFYGLPTELAPAVRLLLLNSLLDHAAYLRYLHRWGGNWLTREMSGLATIALCWPEFKQAQSWLDYAMGQFCQQLDQQIYPDGVHKELTSHYHRIVLNDLQNVANLLMVAGRPVPSFLEQRIEQMLTYLAYSASPDGKALLNNDSDHDDNREFIQQAAITWERPDWTYIVTHGQEGCPPDRLPSIAFLWAGQVISRSDWEEQAHWSCFDIGPSGINYHIHHDKLHLSLSAYDRHFLVDSGRYSYQRNPFWHYFRGSSSHNVILVDGKGQGEDCWEQAEPLTDQVTLTPDFDFAWGRFDGLFPGLMGTVTHTRSVVYLRHRYWVVVDWITSDLPRTIQALWHFHPTCTVVPDRESVKTIDGEQGNLRVTPVTPFPWQVNLVCGQREPVQGWWSREYNHLEANCTAIYSASIQGSTAFAWIFYPAVGEVPLIQAELLSVTPTSIRLLIWEPDQSTTEFALGLDRETCIRLSQHLTLQGRCAILRAGYPPLVAQGFLTDGTGHRVTTEPVAGPMVSVKTGIM